One Hevea brasiliensis isolate MT/VB/25A 57/8 chromosome 6, ASM3005281v1, whole genome shotgun sequence genomic window, TGTTGTGAAATATAGCTTGGAAAGGTTGCAGAGCTATGGATAGTGCAATTTTACTCATTAAGTCATTTGCTTCAGTGATAGTTTGGTAGAGGAAGCCGCTGGTGGTGCATCCGCTGCCAAATCTTTTAGGGAGACTGATGAGAAGGGATTTCGTGAATCTGAGGTGAAATTTTTTCAGAACCATTTGGGTTTCCTTTTGTTTGGTTTTTGGATTCCAGTTTGGTTTTTAATTATTGAAAATGAGAACAGAAGTTCTGTTTTGAGGGGCATTACTTAGAAATGAGTGGATTGAAGCCTACCTGAGGTCAACAGAGGCCTCAGTCCTCAGGGGTAGAATTTTTCGGCACATATGTTATGCGAACTGTGTTACTTAAGGATTTAGATAATCAGTTACCTTATTTTGAAGTTGCATTTTTGTTACAGACAGAAGTATTGAAGCAGTTATCGTCTATGGGTCGTCTGGTGGTATGTGCAGGAGATGGTGCGGTCCAGAGTTCCACTAACCTGTATGAACTTGAACATAGATTGCACTAGCGAGAAAATTCACTGCCTCTATTCCACATGAATAGTATTTGTAGCTATTATGTTTTTTTCCCATTTGTTTTAGTCCTGGCTTCCTTCTAATCATTATAGGGCACTTCTGAGACATGGAATTTCACTATGGGTTGATGTACCTTTGGACATGGTAGCTAGGGAGATGAGTGAAGACAATAGTCAACTTCCTGCATCAGAAATGGTTTCTGGAGATCATTTAGAGGTTTTCCTTTTCACTCTCAAATTGTTAATCTACCTGCCTGATCGGAAAATGTGCTTAGGGAACTGTTCATTATTGCCAAGTAACTTGTTTTGCAATCCTCAGCCTTTCTGATTTATAACTGATTACTAATGTGATGGACGATAACCAGGTACTAACTCAGTTAGTGGCTACATATGAAGAAATGAGAGGAGGATATGCTACAGCTGATGCTACAATTTCCCTGCAAAGTATGTCCCCATGATTTATCAAGCTTGTTGCAGTTTTCTTATGTTTTATATTAATTTGTAATCATTTCTTGTTTAAGCAGAAGTAGCTTCTATGTTGGGCTATGATGAGTTGTATTCAGTAACCACAGAGGATATGACATTGGAGGTAAAGAAATCTCGCTGTTCCTAGTTAAACTAGTCTGGTAGACTAACAATAATTGGCGGTCTCTTCTCTATTTTACATTTTCAGGTTCTTAAGGAAATAGAGAAACTGACAAGAGTAAAGAAGATGATGGAAGAAGCAGCCAGACCCTTTTAGTAAACCACAGCCATGTTCTTATGCTTGCATCAAATTTTCAGATGTTACCTCACCGAACTTTTCTGAAACTGTTGCTCATGTCATGAGCTGAGCTTGTTTCTATCTTGGGTATGCTTCTATTTTTCTATAGCCATGTATCGTGGTAGTTGTTTCTACTCTACTGAAAGGATGGAATATGATCTTAGATGATCTGAATAGAAAACTAGCCCCCTTGATCATCTCCTTTTGTTGGAAATGCCATTCACTTGTTATGGCGCACATGATAATCTGCGAGTCATAGCATCGGCAGCTATAAGTGTTCATTTCATTGGCTACTGTACACTGAATTGAACCTAACCTGGACCTTTTCCTAATTACACGCAGATTTTCCATTGGAAAAGAGATTGTTGGGTTCCTGTCAAGGGCTCTACCCTTGTTTCCTCTTTGAACCTTCAAGGTGTAAGAACATTGAATTAATATCATATTGGTCTCCGCTGAGGATAACTTATTCAAATGAAACATTGCCATGGAGATAAGAGTTAGATTCATCATGTGAT contains:
- the LOC131180996 gene encoding probable inactive shikimate kinase like 1, chloroplastic, encoding MEITAPLIPTICSSVFPNPQFSSRLLHIHARSSRSLNTIVKHKLRFQRPSVFTASRTSFPKSLATTCSLPNEATTSVSKVAVDEPSLTVKKKAADISSDLKGTSIFLVGMKSSMKTSLGKLLADALRYYYFDSDSLVEEAAGGASAAKSFRETDEKGFRESETEVLKQLSSMGRLVVCAGDGAVQSSTNLALLRHGISLWVDVPLDMVAREMSEDNSQLPASEMVSGDHLEVLTQLVATYEEMRGGYATADATISLQKVASMLGYDELYSVTTEDMTLEVLKEIEKLTRVKKMMEEAARPF